A genomic region of Fusarium falciforme chromosome 4, complete sequence contains the following coding sequences:
- a CDS encoding Acetohydroxy-acid synthase small subunit, translated as MASLRPLAASLCRAVSTRGVASVRHSSSSTSAIAYKALRRRSAPLPVSDSPPVWSAQAAVSNILYETPVPSTAPPKRHILNCLVQNEPGVLSRVSGILAARGFNIDSLVVCNTEVKDLSRMTIVLTGQDGVVEQARRQLEDLVPVWAVLDYTNAALVQRELLLCKINILGPEYFEELQAHHREIAAGDLEVDYAHEAIERSLSDTAKDFHPSKLAISQALRHKHEHLKSITYFAHQFGGKVLDISTNSCIVEISAKQSRIDSFLKLIAPFGILESARTGLMALPRSPLTEAPEETIVKEADEVVDASQLPPG; from the exons ATGGCCTCTCTACGGCCCTTGGCCGCGTCCCTCTGCAGGGCAGTCTCCACGAGGGGTGTCGCCTCTGTGCGGCATAGCTCCTCATCGACCTCTGCCATCGCCTACAAGGCCCTTCGCCGTCGCTCTGCGCCTCTGCCCGTGAGCGACAGCCCTCCAGTCTGGTCTGCTCAGGCCGCCGTCTCCAACATCCTCTACGAGACCCCGGTCCCTTCTACCGCTCCTCCCAAGCGCCACATCCTCAACTGTCTGGTCCAGAACGAGCCCGGTGTCCTGTCCCGTGTCTCTGGTATCCTGGCTGCCCGTGGCTTCAACATTGACTCTCTTGTCGTGTGCAAcaccgaggtcaaggacctGTCCCGCATGACCATTGTCCTTACTGGCCAGGACGGCGTCGTCGAGCAGGCCCGCCGACAgcttgaggatcttgtccCCGTCTGGGCTGTCCTCGACTACACCAACGCTGCTCTCGTTCAGCGTGAGCTTCTGCTCTGCAAGATCAACATCCTTGGCCCCGAGTACTTCGAGGAGCTCCAGGCCCACCACCGCGAGATCGCTGCTGGTGACCTCGAGGTCGACTACGCCCACGAGGCCATCGAGCGCAGCCTGTCGGATACCGCCAAGGACTTCCACCCCAGCAAGCTGGCCATCAGCCAGGCTCTCCGACACAAGCACGAGCATCTCAAGTCTATCACCTACTTTGCTCACCAGTTCGGTGGCAAGGTTCTCGATATCAGCACTAACAGCTGCATTGTCGAGAT TTCCGCCAAGCAGTCCCGTATCGACTCGTTCCTCAAGCTGATTGCCCCCTTCGGCATTCTCGAGTCTGCCCGCACTGGTCTTATGGCCCTGCCCCGATCACCCCTGACTGAGGCTCCCGAGGAGACCATCGTGAAGGAGGCTGACGAGGTTGTCGATGCCAGCCAGCTCCCCCCTGGCTAA
- a CDS encoding Ornithine carbamoyltransferase, mitochondrial, whose amino-acid sequence MKSTAFRIARGVVNGLQKRAYSQATTPRHLMTIADLTPTEFANLVRDANTRKIAVKGGAPHSMLSGGLAGKAVAMMFSKRSTRTRVSTEAAVTMLGGHPMFLGKDDIQLGVNESLYDTSVVISSMTSCMVARVGPHSDVATLAKHSSVPVINALSDDFHPLQTIADFLTLHETFPANNTTGASLGLNGLKVAWVGDANNVLFDLAIGCVKMGIDISVAAPKGYEIPDAMRQLINSAAEGVISPGKLLETNVPEEAVKDANVLVTDTWVSMGQEADTQKRLKDFAGFQITNDLAKRGGAKEDWKFMHCLPRHPEEVADEVFYSPRSLVFPEAENRLWAAVSALEGFVVNKGKF is encoded by the exons ATGAAGTCCACTGCTTTCCGAATCGCTCGAGGTGTCGTCAATGGCCTTCAGAAGCGAGCCTACTCACAGGCCACTACCCCGAGGCATCTCATGACCATTGCTGATCTGACTCCTACCGAGTTTGCCAACCTGGTCCGTGATGCCAACACCCGAAAGATTGCTGTCAAGGGCGGAGCTCCTCATAGCATGCTCAGCGGTGGCCTCGCTGGCAAGGCCGTTGCTATGATGTTCAGCAAGCGTAGCACCCGTACCCGAGTTTCTACTGAAGCTGCTGTGACTATGCTTGGTGGTCACCCTATGTTTCTGGGCAAGGATGATATTCAACTTGGT GTGAATGAGTCCCTCTATGACACATCTGTTGTCATCTCTTCCATGACCTCGTGCATGGTGGCTCGAGTTGGACCTCACTCCGATGTCGCTACTCTTGCCAAGCACTCGAGCGTGCCTGTCATCAACGCCCTGTCCGATGACTTTCACCCTCTCCAGACCATTGCCGATTTCCTCACCCTGCATGAGACATTCCCGGCTAACAACACCACGGGAGCTAGCCTTGGTCTGAACGGTCTCAAGGTCGCCTGGGTTGGAGATGCCAACAATGTTCTTTTCGACCTGGCCATTGGCTGTGTCAAGATGGGCATCGACATCTCGGTTGCCGCTCCCAAGGGATATGAGATTCCTGATGCCATGAGGCAGCTCATCAACTCTGCTGCTGAGGGCGTCATCTCCCCtggcaagctcctcgagaccAACGTGCCCgaggaggctgtcaaggacgCCAACGTGCTGGTCACCGACACCTGGGTGTCTATGGGTCAGGAGGCCGATACCCAGAAGCGACTCAAGGACTTTGCTGGTTTCCAGATCACCAACGACCTTGCCAAGCGAGGAGGTGCCAAGGAGGACTGGAAGTTCATGCACTGCCTTCCTCGACACCCTGAGGAGGTCGCTGATGAGGTCTTCTACAGCCCTCGATCTCTGGTGTTCCCTGAGGCCGAGAACCGTCTCTGGGCCGCTGTTT CCGCTCTCGAGGGATTTGTCGTGAACAAGGGCAAGTTCTAA